In Nanoarchaeota archaeon, the following proteins share a genomic window:
- a CDS encoding transposase — protein MKLRRKFTKEFKLSVVRELEATSLAEVCRAHSVSPSVL, from the coding sequence ATGAAGCTGAGGAGAAAATTTACAAAGGAATTCAAACTATCCGTTGTGCGCGAATTGGAAGCCACATCGCTGGCTGAAGTGTGCAGGGCGCACAGTGTCAGCCCGTCTGTCTTAA